One genomic window of Kosmotoga olearia TBF 19.5.1 includes the following:
- the rplD gene encoding 50S ribosomal protein L4, with translation MAQTDVLNVTGNKIGTVELKDSIFNIEPNYDVMFRYVDMQLANRRAGTAKAKTRSEVSGGGRKPWPQKHTGRARTGSIRNPLWRHGGVIHGPKPKDWSKKLNKKMKKLALKSALSLRFKEGNLVVVDDIKLDRPKTKQMREIVKNLGLSDAKKVLFILPWKRDEYENVKLSGRNIPGVKVIIADNPGNLVNGRSSNIDGLNVFDILNHEKIVFTVDLVRKIEEVLG, from the coding sequence ATGGCCCAGACAGATGTCCTGAATGTTACGGGAAACAAAATCGGGACCGTTGAGTTGAAAGATTCTATCTTCAATATCGAACCGAATTACGATGTTATGTTCAGGTACGTTGATATGCAACTGGCAAACAGACGTGCCGGAACAGCGAAAGCAAAGACAAGATCAGAGGTAAGCGGTGGTGGAAGGAAACCGTGGCCACAGAAGCACACTGGGAGAGCTAGAACTGGCTCGATCAGAAATCCACTCTGGAGGCACGGTGGAGTAATTCATGGTCCAAAACCTAAAGACTGGTCAAAGAAGCTGAACAAAAAGATGAAAAAGCTAGCTTTGAAATCAGCCCTGAGCCTAAGGTTCAAGGAAGGTAATCTTGTAGTCGTTGATGACATTAAATTAGATAGACCAAAGACAAAACAAATGAGAGAGATAGTGAAAAATCTTGGACTCAGCGACGCTAAGAAAGTTCTTTTCATCCTTCCATGGAAGCGCGACGAGTACGAAAACGTTAAACTCTCGGGAAGAAACATACCCGGAGTGAAAGTCATCATCGCTGACAACCCCGGTAACCTTGTGAACGGTAGATCGTCTAATATAGATGGGCTGAATGTCTTCGACATTCTTAACCACGAGAAGATTGTTTTTACCGTTGATCTTGTCCGCAAGATCGAGGAGGTGCTTGGTTGA